The genomic window AGCGCCGGCGCGTCAACGAGGAAATAGAAATAGGCGTCGAGTCCTCGTTCGGCGACGATTTGGGATTCAATCTGCCGGAGCGTTCCGCTGGCGGCGTTTCTCGGATTGGCAAAGATTTCCTCGCCCCGGGCGAGGCGGATTTCATTGATTTTCGCGAATTTTGATTTCGGCAGGACGATTTCCCCCCGGACTTCAAGGGTCAGCGGCTCTGGCAGCGTCCTCGGGATCGAGGCCACGGCGAAGATATTTTCCGTCACGTCCTCCCCCTCGATTCCGTCTCCTCGGGTGACTCCCCGGGCGAGATTTCCGTTCTCGTACTGGAGGCTTATGCTCGCGCCGTCCAGTTTCAACTCCAGCACAAAAGGCAGGTCCTTATAGCGGTATTCCAGCGTTTTGTACACCCGTTCCGCAAAACTCTTCACTTCGCCGATGTTGTAGCTGTTGCTCAGGCTCAACATGGGCTTTTTGTGCCGGACCTTCTGAAATTTTGTGTCCTTGAGGCTCGAGCCCACGCGGGCCGTGGGCGATTCCGCCGCTTTGTACTGCGGATAGGCCGCTTCCAGTTCCTCCAATTCCCGGAGCATCCGGTCGAACTCGACGTCGGAGATCAGGGACTCGTTTTCCGCGTAATAGGCGTTGCTGTATCGTTGCAGATCAGCCCGCAAAGTTTCCATTTTTTCACGGATCAGCTCCGGATTTTCCGGCAGTTCCATGTTGCCTCCAGCGTGTTTTCCGTTCATGTCTTTTTATTCCTCATTCAAATAGTCGCAGGCGAATTGCGCGGTCACGGCAACCCCCATTTCAAGCGCGTTCTCGTCGGGGGAATAGCACTCATTGTGCAGGCTGATGTCGGAACCCGGGACATCGTCGCTTTTTGCGCCCAGGATGCCGTAGACGCCGGGGATTTTGTCCAGATACCAGGCGAAATCCTCGGAGCCCATGAGCTTTTCCATATCGGAAAGTCCCGTTTCCCCGTAGAGTTTGACGACGGCCGCCCGGGCGATGTCCACGATGCGTCTGTCATTATTGAAAACGGCCGGAAGTCCTCCGATAAAGGTCGCCGTCCCCTTGCAGCCGTAGCCGTCCGCCACGGTTTCCACGATTTTGACAATATTGGCCTTGACGTCCTCGCGGGTTTTCTTGTTGAAGCAGCGGATCGTGACCTCCATCGTCACTTTGTCCGCGATGATGTTGAAACGCCGTCCGCCGTCTACTTTCCCGATGGTGACGACAAGGGGGTTCAATGGATTGTTCAGGCGGCTCACCAGCGTCTGTACGGCCAGGATAACCGCCGAAGCCGCCACAATGGCGTCTTTGCCCAAATGGGGCGCCGAGCCGTGGGCGCCGTAACCTTCTATGGTGATTGTGCACCCGTCGGCCGAAGCCATGCGCTCGCCGTATTCAAAATTGATCTTGCCCGTATTCATGGCAGGCATCGTATGAAGACCGTAACAGGCGTCGACCCCTTCGAGGAAGCCCTGATGGATGACCTGTCTCGCGCCGCCGATAAATTCCTCGGCCGGTTGAAACAGAATCTTTACGGTCCCGCGGAACTCATCCTTTACGGTATTCAGAATTTTCGCCGCCCCAAGGAGCATGGCGATATGGGTGTCGTGTCCGCAGGCGTGCATGGCGCCCGGATTTTCCGAGGCAAAGGGCAGCCCCGTTTTTTCCGTTACGGGCAGGGCGTCGATATCGGCCCGCAGCATAAGCGTCCTTCCCGGGCCTTTGCCGCCGGTGATGGTTCCCATGCAGCCCGGCAGTCCGTCCCGGAAGGTTTCGACGGGGATTCCCGTTTCCCCCAGGTCCCTGACGAGGGATTTTGTCGTCTCCGTTTCGTGCATGGAGAGCTCCGGATGGCTGTGATACCATCTGCGGCGGGCGATCGTGTACGGTTTTATTTCTTGGGCGAGTTTTCGGATATCCATGATTATTTCCCCCCTTTTTCGGCGAGATAATCACAGGCAAATTGGGCGTACAGCGCCGCGCCCATATGGAGAATATCCTCGTCTACGGTATATTTGTTGTCGTGGTTGCTGTAAATCGTCCCCTTTTCCGGATTGACGGAGCCGATGAAGCCGTAAATCCCCGGCGCTTCCTTCATCAGCATGGAAAAATCTTCGGAACCCATGAGCTGCGGCATGTCTTTGAGGATTTCCGCTCCGAAAAGCTTTGTGGCGGCAGCCCTTGTGATCCGGACAAGATCCGGGTCTTCGTTGATCACGGGATCCAGGAGGCTGTCATAGTCAAGGGTCGCCGTACAGCCGAGGACGTCCGCCGAGTCTTCGACGATCTTCCTGAGTTTTTCCTCGATCTGTCCGCGCAGTTCCCGGGAAAATGTCCTGACGGTCCCTTCCATCTCCACGTGGTTTGAGATGATATTGGCCCGCTCGCCGCCTTTCATGGTTCCTATGGTAATGACCAGGGAATTAAGCGGGTTGTTGAAACGGCTGACCATGGTCTGGATATTCATGACCGCCGAAGCCGCCGCGACCACGGCGTCATGTCCCAGTTGGGGCGTAGATCCGTGGGCGGCCTTGCCGTGAATCGTGATTTTGAAATTGTCGCAGGACGCCATCCGGTTTCCCGCCTCAAAGTTGATATAGGGCGCTTCCAGCGTTCCCCAGACATGCATGCCGAAAACGGCGTCGACGCCTTTGAGGACGCCGCGCTCTACATAGCTTTTCGCGCCAAAGCAACTTTCTTCCGCGGATTGAAACAATAGCTTCACGTCGCCCCGCAGTTCGTCCTTCATGGCGACCAGGATTTTTGCCGCTCCAAGAAGCATGGCGGTATGGGCGTCATGCCCGCAGGCGTGCATTTTTCCGGGAATTTTTGAGCAAAAGGGAAGGCCGGTCTCTTCGGACACCGGCAGGGCGTCGATATCGGCCCTGAGCATGACGGTTTTTCCCGCTTTACCGCCCTTGATGGTTGCGACGCAACCATAGACGCCATCGACGGTTGCGGCCGGAATGCCCAGCTCCGCCAGCGCCTCGAGGATATGCCCCGTCGTCCATTCTTCTTCAAAGGACAGTTCCGGGTGCTCGTGAAACTCCCTTCTTTTTCCGATGATGTAGGGGTTCGCATCTTCGGACAATTTTCTGATATCCATGGTTCCTCCTGAAAATTCTACAAATTCGATTATCTTATTTTATCACGTCGCAAAGAAAATTTCAAATTTTCAAAAAATTATTTGAATTTTTTCCGAAATAATGCTATAATTATAAGCCGGAGATAAATTTTCAAAAGAGGTGTTACGATGCAAAGATGTGAAATAACCGGGACCGGTCTTACCAGCGGAAACCTGATCTCGCATTCGCACAGACTGACGAAGAGAGTCTGGAAGCCGAATCTTCAAGTTGCGACCATAAACATAAATGGAAATCTGCTTAAAATCAAGGTTTGCGCGCGAACACTGAAGAAATTGAAGAGTTCCAACGAGGCGGAAGTAATGCAGTATCTGAAGGAAAACAGCGAAACGCTGAGCCCGAGGATTACGAAACTTTTGGCGAAATAATAACGGAAGACCAATAAAAAAGACAACGTTACGGATGTCTTTTTTATTTTATATTGATTTTATCCGATTCATGGTGCCTGAGAAGAGACTCGAACTCTTAAGCCTTGCGGCACCAGATCCTAAGTCTGGCGTGTATGCCAATTTCACCACTCAGGCAAATAAAATGGTGCGTCATACAGGGATTGAACCTGTGACAACACGATTAAAAGTCGCGTGCTCTACCAGCTGAGCTAATGACGCACTTGGGGTGACTGACGGGGCTCGAACCCGCGCCAACCAGATCCACAATCTGGCGCTCTACCAACTGAACTACAGTCACCGTCTGAAAGTTATGAATTTGGAGCGGGAAACGAGGTTCGAACTCGCGACATTCAGCTTGGAAGGCTGACACTCTACCAACTGAGTTATTCCCGCAAAAATGGTCGGAATAGCAAGGTTCGAACTTGCGACCCCCTGCTCCCAAGGCAGGTGCGCTACCTGGCTGCGCTATATTCCGAATGCCTTGCATGGCCGATACATATTATAACATTCCCGGGAATTTCTGTCAAATGTTTTTTTGGGGGAAACCTGTCGGGGGAATCTGCCGGTCCCGACCGGATCAACCCGTGCTCGCGTCCGTCCCGACGACGTCGACGGTCATTTTGATGTAGATGTCGGTTGTTTCGTTTTTGACGGACTTTCTGCGGAACAATTTTCCCAGCAGCGGCACATCGCCCAGTACCGGCACTTTGCTTTGAAGGTTGTGCATAATCGCGCGCTTGAGACCGCCGATAAAAATCGTCTCGCCGTTTTTGACGCGAATCGTGGTGACGACGGAGCGCCCGACTTTGGAGCCGCCCTCGGCGTTGTAGGTGCCCGTATCCTCGGAGGAGTTTTCCTTCCGGAGCTTGAAATTGCTGACTTCGATCTTGACTTTGAGCAGGATTGTGTCGTCGTCCTGGATAAAGGGTTGGACGTTGAGGATAATCCCCGCTTCCCGAAACAGCGGGGTGTAGGTTGTTTTTCCGGTTTCGTCGTTTTCATCCTTGGATTCCCCTACGATGACTTCTTCGGCGATTTTGAACTCTCCTGTCTCGCCGTCCGCGATGAGAATCGAGGGAATGGCGCTAATGACAAGATCCTGATTGGCTTCCAACATGTGGAGGCCCACGCTCAGCATGTCTTTCCCGCCGCGAAACTGGCGGACGAGCCCGAACCCGGCGGAGTAATTGGAGCCGAGGCCGTCGACGACGGCGCTTTTCAGCAGAGACGCGTTTGTTCCCCGGGCTTCGGTAATGCCTCCATTGCTGCTGTATACCCAGTCAAAACCGAGCTCTGTAAAGAGATTGTCGGACAAAGTTCATCAGTTGGGATATATTGGCATCTTTCGGGGAAAAAATTATTCTTCTATCCAAATGAACATCCAAAGACAGCACTTTCTAATTTTCAACGTCCAAAGAAACCGACAAAAACCAAAATTTTTTCTTGATATATCTGCGGAAGATAAAGACGACAGGAAACTATTCTGTTCCCAGAAAAATTTGTTAACTGGGTCTCGCTTCATCTAATAAATAACGCAAATCAGGAACAGATTGTCGTGAAAAATTCGTCAACTGCAGTAAATTGACTTTTTAGGATGCAAAAGACTTTCTTCCATCCAAAGGAACATCCAAAGACAGCTCTTTCCAATTTTCAACGTCCAAAGAAACCGACAAAAACCAAAATTTCGTCTTGGTATACCTGCGGAAGAAAAAAACGATAGACAATTTTTTCATTCTCAAAAAAATTTGTTTACTGGGTCTCGCTTCATCTAATAAATTATGTAAATCGTAAAGAGATTATCCTGCAAAACTCATCAACTGCATTAAATTGGCATTTCAGGACGCAAAAGACTTTCTTCCATCCAAGAGGACATCCAAATTATAGATTTCCAATCTCCAGCATTCAAAGAAACCATCAAAATCTTTTTTCTCTGATCGCACACCTACATCAAAACAATTTTATCAAAACAAAATATTTGTCAATATAATGACTTGGTTTATTGAATTTTTTATAATTGGTCTGCTTTTTGATCAGCCATATTAACTTACAAATTGAGTTTCATCAGTTCATTGATCATTTCCCGTTCTTTATGCGGGTATAAGTGACCATAGATTTTTTGTGTGATATCCGGACTTGCGTGTCCCAGTCTTTTCGCAATTAAGATGACGTCCATATTCTTACTAATAAGTAAAGACACATGCGAATGTCTGAAATCATGGAGACGCACAAATTTTTTTGGATCTCCGGGGTATCCTCGGTTGCCTTTTTTTCCAATCTTTTGTGTTCCTTCAACTATTCCAAAGGCTTCACGTAGTGCCCAATTTTTTTGTCGTTCTATCTGATCTTTAGAACAAGGGAAAAGCCGGAATTGTGGATCAGGATCGACCAATCGATCAATATAAGTCTTCAATGAATCTTTTAGTGAAGGCGTAATTGCAATCTGGCGCTTTCCATTAACTGTCTTGGGGTCTTGAACAAGATCATGGCCAAATAACCTTATATATGTATGACGAACGTTGATTATGCTATTTTCCAAATCAACATCCATGACTCTCAGTGCCAAGAGTTCTCCAATTCGCATTCCTGTACCGAAGAGAACTTCAAAGATCAACTTGTATACACGCCCCATTGAAGTACTATCGTCAAATGCTGCGATAAAGGTCTTGAACTCATCTAATGTCAAAAAAGACATTTCATGCTGAGTTCGAGCAGTGCCCATGTGTTTAACATCACGAAGCGGGTTGACGGCAAGTTTTTTGATCTTGATTCCAAAGTTAAATATACCACTTAATATCGAGCTCATTGATCTAAGGGTTGTTTTTTCGTATGGTTGTCCAGTTTTGGCAGACAACTCTGTTCGTTTTCTCGTCTGCCATTCGATAATGTCGTAATTAGAAATCTTTGAAGCCACGTAATGACCGAAATCAGGCATTATATGATTTCTAACAAACACTTCCTTATTTCTTTGAACCCCCGGCCGAACTCTGCTCTTGGATTCAAGCAGAAATTTTTCGATCAATTCAGAAAACATGAAAGGCTTTACCAAACATCCGTTTTCTTTGAATTCTTTTTCAAGCGCTTCAAGTTCATTTTTTCTTATCCGTTCGGCTTTTTCTGCTTCATCCTTCGTCAAAAAACCTTCTTTGGTGTATGCCTTCTTTTTTCCTGTCTCAGGGTTGAATCCTTGAAATTTATATCCCCAATTTTTTTTGCTTTTATTTTTCCTCTTTTTTTCATCAAGCAGTTTCTGATATGATTTTCTCTTGCTTATTTCGTATACTGGCATCTTCTCGTACTCCTGTTCTCAGATCTTCCAATATCAGTTCGATTTCTTCATCATTCAAAAAAAGTTTTTGTAAAAATAATTTCGCTGGCACATAAGCCGGCCGTATTATTTTTCCCTTTTTTTCAAGTTCATTGTTGAATTCTCTGACGACCTGATATGCCTTACACTTGCTACATCCCATTATCACTCTGACCTGTTCGACATCCAGCCAAAATATTCTGGCCAAATCTTCAAATCTTCGCATTTTCACTCTCCCATAACCCATATAAATTTATGTTACAATGTTTGTAACTGATGCACAACTTTTGTTTTTATCTCTTCAAGCAACTGCATTTTTTTTGCTAAAGTATTTGCTTTTGTACTGTAGATTTCCATCTTTTTTTCGATATATTTTATCTGTCTTTCAAGCTCTATATGTGTTCGCCCTATTGGAGTCTTTCCCCATATTACCTTTGATTCTGCAAGTATCGGATGTTTCTTTCTTATCCTATCAAGATCAAGCGCTTCCAATTTTTCCGTAAAATCCTTTTCGGATAAAGAAAAATCAACCTCGAAAAGATTACTCAAATGATCAAGTTCCTCCGAATACACAGGCCTCAATCCTTTTTCAATCTTTGATATAATTGATTTTTCAGATCTCCCTATTATTTGAGCCATTTGCATAAGCCCAATATCAAATTTGATTCTTACAAGTTGTAAATTTTTACCAATAATCTTGCGATTTTCAATTTCCTGTCCGGTTTTCTGTCTCATATATTCTGCTCCTTCTGTTACGGTAAATATTTTTCCGGAAAAATATAACCTCCACAATTATAGCATAAACACGGCCTTTTGTCAACACTGAAGCTAAATTTTCGTGTGGCCACAATCTAATCCGCTGTATTTTTGAAATTTCGAAAATTCAAATTTCGTTTTAGCCACTTTACTCAATAAAAGTAAAAAATATTTTTTCCTTAATACCAATATATGTAAAATAATACAATTTCCATCACAACAACAATCTAATATCCTTAAAAAAAGAAACTCGTAATCGAATTTCCTTTTCTTTTTTCATTGTATCACGTATGATACCCTTTCTTGCCGTCCAACTCCCAAAATTCACAAAAACCGATCCTTTTTATAAACCTCCGGCGGGCCGTGAGCCACGACAGGCATGGGTTAGCCGTGAGCCACGGCGGGCATCGGTTATTGGCTGATCACTGAAGCCAGCTGAACTCTACTATCCGACTTTCACGACCTGCAAATGGAAATAAGTAATTCCCACATCCGACGGTCACGCAGTGATCCTCGGTCTGGGTACTAGAAACAGAAACAAACTGGTGGACACTTCCACAAAATTATGACTGTCTCCGACAGCGCGGGAGCCCCGTGACGGCGTCGGTTATTGGCGGGCATTATCCGTCAGCGAAATCTCCTCATGCAAGTTGATCTTAATTCGCGTGCAATTCTGGGGGGCCGCCGCTGCCAAGCCGGCCGGAGGCCGAAACAACAACCTGACGTCCCCTCCCCCATGCCAGTTGGGGCGCCGGGGTCCTGGCTGGCATGGGTTATGTCCAAGCACATAAACTTCTCACCCATTGGGTGAAAACTTTTCACCCGTTGGGCGATAACTTTTCCTTAAAAAACAAACCTCAATCCAACACCGCCATAAAACTGAACATTCGTTTTGACGATGTCAGATTTCTGCACTTCTTTTTCAAAAAGCTCCATGCCGCCAAATAGATTTAGCGCCGCATTATCTGTAATTCCCATCTCCAGCGACAGATCAAAACAGCCGCTAAAAACGGATTTTCCCCTATAAGTCTTCGTAATTCCCAAATTTTCTGCTACTTCCCGAGCATTTATTCCCAAAAAGTGATCGATATAGCTTCTACTATAATATCTCGCAGAAAGAGACGGAATAAGTGTGAACCTATCGGGTAGTTCAAATGTTTTCCCAAATAAAGCCGTTGCTTTGATTCCCTTTTCTCCCCAATACCCACTGAAATCAGTAAAAAAGTCATCAGAGAACATGGCTTCAATTGATCCTCCGACAGCCGGGAAAGATTTTCTGTCTCTGATCTCATCATACCCACCTTTGAAATCAGTACTTTTGGCTGACCATCCATCAAAATATCCAATCAAGGGATTGGCCACAAGTGAAAAGCGAAATCCAGATTCTTCATATACGATTACACCAAATTCAAGCGGGCTTCGTAAGAAGACGCGATCAAATTCAAAATTCACTGCGGGAATTGCGACAATTGCCGCATCAGCGTGATACAGTGTTTTGTTATAGCTCCCCATAAGTCCTACTGAATTGGCTGGAGTAATCTCATCTCCGGCAAAAGCCAGAGAAGTTGTAAGCAAAGTAAATATCATCAGAATTTTTTTCATTTTGTGCTCCTTTTCGATTAGATTTATGCAACCGAGAATACAGAATTACGAGAAATTTTCTTTTCTGTCTCATCTTCGGCAGCCATGAGTTTTTTTGTAAGTCGCAATATAATTTCCCCATTCAAGCTCTTGTAATCAAGCCACAGAGAATTGAATCGGTCAACATCAAATGTACCGTTTGGCTTTGTACAAGCCACTTTGATCTCTATAGCCTTGGCCTGATCCTGTTTGCTGGAAGCCGCCACATAACAAAGCTCCAATTTGGAAAGCGCCAACTCAAAAAGTCGTGATCCTTCCGGATTCTTAAAATAATACTGTCTTTTGGGAATTGATAACGCAATTCTCGAAATTTCGGTTTCATTCAAGCCAAATCCAACATAGCTTTCCTTCTGGTCAAGTTCTTTTGCATTCGGATTCGGCAAAAAAATCTTTGTCGGACAATTATCCTTCAACGCAGAAAAAATCTTGGAATTTTTGGCATCACTGATTGACTGCGTGGCAAACACAACAAAAGCATTTAATTTCCTGAATGTTTTAAGCCACCTTGATATCCTATGTTCAAACTT from Fusobacteriaceae bacterium includes these protein-coding regions:
- a CDS encoding amidohydrolase is translated as MDIRKLAQEIKPYTIARRRWYHSHPELSMHETETTKSLVRDLGETGIPVETFRDGLPGCMGTITGGKGPGRTLMLRADIDALPVTEKTGLPFASENPGAMHACGHDTHIAMLLGAAKILNTVKDEFRGTVKILFQPAEEFIGGARQVIHQGFLEGVDACYGLHTMPAMNTGKINFEYGERMASADGCTITIEGYGAHGSAPHLGKDAIVAASAVILAVQTLVSRLNNPLNPLVVTIGKVDGGRRFNIIADKVTMEVTIRCFNKKTREDVKANIVKIVETVADGYGCKGTATFIGGLPAVFNNDRRIVDIARAAVVKLYGETGLSDMEKLMGSEDFAWYLDKIPGVYGILGAKSDDVPGSDISLHNECYSPDENALEMGVAVTAQFACDYLNEE
- a CDS encoding amidohydrolase; protein product: MDIRKLSEDANPYIIGKRREFHEHPELSFEEEWTTGHILEALAELGIPAATVDGVYGCVATIKGGKAGKTVMLRADIDALPVSEETGLPFCSKIPGKMHACGHDAHTAMLLGAAKILVAMKDELRGDVKLLFQSAEESCFGAKSYVERGVLKGVDAVFGMHVWGTLEAPYINFEAGNRMASCDNFKITIHGKAAHGSTPQLGHDAVVAAASAVMNIQTMVSRFNNPLNSLVITIGTMKGGERANIISNHVEMEGTVRTFSRELRGQIEEKLRKIVEDSADVLGCTATLDYDSLLDPVINEDPDLVRITRAAATKLFGAEILKDMPQLMGSEDFSMLMKEAPGIYGFIGSVNPEKGTIYSNHDNKYTVDEDILHMGAALYAQFACDYLAEKGGK
- the rpmB gene encoding 50S ribosomal protein L28; amino-acid sequence: MQRCEITGTGLTSGNLISHSHRLTKRVWKPNLQVATININGNLLKIKVCARTLKKLKSSNEAEVMQYLKENSETLSPRITKLLAK
- a CDS encoding site-specific integrase, which translates into the protein MPVYEISKRKSYQKLLDEKKRKNKSKKNWGYKFQGFNPETGKKKAYTKEGFLTKDEAEKAERIRKNELEALEKEFKENGCLVKPFMFSELIEKFLLESKSRVRPGVQRNKEVFVRNHIMPDFGHYVASKISNYDIIEWQTRKRTELSAKTGQPYEKTTLRSMSSILSGIFNFGIKIKKLAVNPLRDVKHMGTARTQHEMSFLTLDEFKTFIAAFDDSTSMGRVYKLIFEVLFGTGMRIGELLALRVMDVDLENSIINVRHTYIRLFGHDLVQDPKTVNGKRQIAITPSLKDSLKTYIDRLVDPDPQFRLFPCSKDQIERQKNWALREAFGIVEGTQKIGKKGNRGYPGDPKKFVRLHDFRHSHVSLLISKNMDVILIAKRLGHASPDITQKIYGHLYPHKEREMINELMKLNL
- a CDS encoding helix-turn-helix domain-containing protein, which translates into the protein MRQKTGQEIENRKIIGKNLQLVRIKFDIGLMQMAQIIGRSEKSIISKIEKGLRPVYSEELDHLSNLFEVDFSLSEKDFTEKLEALDLDRIRKKHPILAESKVIWGKTPIGRTHIELERQIKYIEKKMEIYSTKANTLAKKMQLLEEIKTKVVHQLQTL
- a CDS encoding MipA/OmpV family protein, producing the protein MKKILMIFTLLTTSLAFAGDEITPANSVGLMGSYNKTLYHADAAIVAIPAVNFEFDRVFLRSPLEFGVIVYEESGFRFSLVANPLIGYFDGWSAKSTDFKGGYDEIRDRKSFPAVGGSIEAMFSDDFFTDFSGYWGEKGIKATALFGKTFELPDRFTLIPSLSARYYSRSYIDHFLGINAREVAENLGITKTYRGKSVFSGCFDLSLEMGITDNAALNLFGGMELFEKEVQKSDIVKTNVQFYGGVGLRFVF